A single genomic interval of Zingiber officinale cultivar Zhangliang chromosome 4A, Zo_v1.1, whole genome shotgun sequence harbors:
- the LOC121970269 gene encoding uncharacterized protein LOC121970269, which translates to MSREASVGGSGEASSNSGAATPSVASTTSGTSYSKRLAVNAPGNRSDPGWKHGIAVDENPKKVQCKYCQKVINGGIYRLKHHLAGTQKDVGACKAVSDDVRKEMWKIVSSLQENLIKRAKEIEGRSSDSSPLGQYEDEEVEGAKRQRREIAKNPADLFKKRGVSSQTTINGIFKKNLREEACQGIASFFYNNAIPFHVAKSDEFKKMLDLVARHGIGFKPPSYHEIRVKYLKQQVDCTKEVIEQHKAFWKKMGCTIMTDGWTDKRRRTILNFLVNSPMGTIFLKSIDASDISKTADKIFKLMDEIVEEVGEENVVQIVTDNAANYKAAGEMLMGKRKRLYWTPCAAHCIDLMLEDFEKKIPIHKETIARGKKITTYIYSRTALISLLHHFTKEKDLIRPATTRFATSYLTLGCLNDNKGALIRMFTSKEWKSSQFAKTKDGKVIENVVMDKDFWKSIITCLRSAYPLIKVLRLVDSDEKPAMGFIYEEMDRAKEKIQAAFNGIKKSYLPLWEIIDARWDNQLHRPLHAAGYYLNPQFHYSPNFKADFEVKRGIYDCLQRMVESMEEVKKIDAQLEDFKYRKKFFGSAVATCGIETKTPAQWWESYGYEHPELQKFAIRVLSLTCSSSGCERNWSAFEMVLHFILE; encoded by the exons ATGAGTAGAGAAGCTAGTGTTGGTGGGTCTGGTGAAGCAAGCTCCAATAGTGGTGCAGCCACTCCAAGCGTAGCTTCCACAACTAGTGGAACTTCATATTCCAAAAGATTGGCAGTGAATGCTCCTGGAAATAGATCTGATCCAGGTTGGAAACATGGAATTGCAGTTGATGAAAATCCAAAGAAAGTGCAATGCAAATACTGTCAAAAGGTGATAAATGGAGGGATTTATAGACTCAAGCATCATTTGGCAGGAACACAAAAGGATGTTGGAGCATGCAAGGCTGTTAGTGATGATGTAAGGAAGGAAATGTGGAAAATTGTATCCTCAttgcaagaaaatttaataaagagGGCAAAGGAGATTGAAGGAAGATCAAGTGATTCAAGTCCTCTTGGCCAATATGAAGATGAGGAGGTGGAGGGTGCAAAAAGACAAAGGCGAGAAATTGCAAAGAATCCTGCTGATCTATTCAAGAAAAGGGGTGTGAGTAGTCAAACTACCATCAATGGCATTTTCAAGAAGAATTTGAGGGAGGAAGCTTGCCAAGGGATTGCCTCTTTTTTCTACAATAATGCTATACCTTTTCATGTGGCAAAAAGTGATGAATTCAAGAAGATGCTAGACTTGGTTGCAAGACATGGTATTGGCTTTAAGCCTCCATCCTACCATGAGATTAGAGTCAAGTATTTGAAACAACAAGTTGATTGCACCAAAGAAGTTATAGAGCAGCACAAAGCATTTTGGAAGAAAATGGGATGCACAATTATGACTGATGGGTGGACAGATAAGAGGAGGAGGACTATATTAAACTTCTTGGTTAATAGTCCTATGGGAACCATTTTTTTGAAGTCAATTGATGCATCTGATATATCTAAAACAGCTGACAAGATTTTCAAGTTGATGGATGAAATTGTTGAAGAAGTTGGTGAAGAGAATGTAGTGCAAATTGTCACAGACAATGCAGCAAACTACAAAGCAGCCGGGGAGATGTTGATGGGGAAGAGAAAGAGGCTATATTGGACGCCTTGTGCAGCTCATTGCATCGATTTAATGTTGgaggattttgaaaaaaagaTACCAATACATAAAGAGACAATTGCACGAGGTAAAAAGATCACAACTTACATCTATTCAAGGACTGCGCTTATTTCTCTATTGCATCATTTTACCAAAGAAAAGGATTTGATTAGACCAGCCACTACCCGTTTTGCCACATCTTACTTGACTTTGGGTTGCTTGAATGACAATAAGGGAGCATTGATTAGAATGTTTACATCCAAAGAATGGAAATCTAGTCAATTTGCAAAGACTAAAGATGGAAAGGTTATTGAAAATGTGGTAATGGATAAGGACTTCTGGAAAAGCATTATTACATGCTTGAGGAGTGCTTATCCTTTGATCAAAGTCCTTCGTTTGGTAGACTCAGATGAGAAGCCTGCCATGGGGTTCATTTATGAGGAAATGGACAGGGCCAAAGAAAAGATACAAGCTGCCTTTAATGGTATTAAGAAAAG TTACTTGCCTCTATGGGAAATTATAGATGCAAGATGGGATAATCAACTACATCGGCCTTTGCATGCTGCAGGCTATTACCTTAACCCTCAATTTCATTACAGTCCTAATTTTAAAGCTGACTTTGAAGTGAAAAGAGGAATATATGATTGTCTACAAAGGATGGTTGAAAGTATGGAAGAAGTAAAGAAGATTGATGCTCAACTGGAAGACTTCAAATATCGAAAGAAATTCTTTGGTAGTGCAGTAGCCACTTGTGGAATTGAAACCAAAACTCCAGCACAATGGTGGGAATCATATGGTTATGAACATCCTGAGTTGCAAAAGTTTGCTATTCGTGTTTTGAGCTTGACATGCAGCTCATCTGGCTGTGAGAGGAATTGGAGTGCATTTGAGATGGTATTGCATTTCATTCTTGAATGA